Below is a window of Rhea pennata isolate bPtePen1 chromosome 2, bPtePen1.pri, whole genome shotgun sequence DNA.
GTTTGCCTCTTCACAAACCACATTTCAGCTTCTACCTCTGCTTTGCCCACCTTGCTATCTTATTCAGCTGAATGTTAAATGAAAGTAGTGAAACCCACCAAGGTGAAACAACAATGAATTTTGGCAGAATCAGTGGAGAGCTTTCCTCTTGAAGCCTGACATTCAAGAAGAAACACAAACTTCAAGTAGGgaccattttaaaatggattgtATGGGTGCAtttgtgaaaagagaaaaggagaaaacatctgaaatataTGAACTCATAATACTGATGATACATAACTGGAACGATGACTTTCTAGCTGAAGGTAGTGATCTAATGTGTATTTTATAGGAAGATTAGAATGAAAGTTAATAATATTAAGTGCTTTGTAAAATGGTTCATTAACTGAAAAAAGGTGTTTCTTTCCTGGACAAATTGCCTTAGAAATGTTAGCCTTCAGGGTCCTGTCTTCATTGTTAAAATAGAATTGTGTCAGCGGCTCTACTTTATATAAAGTTTTAAATCAATTTTGCAATCAGGGCTTTTGTTTATAAGCTCCTTGGGCTTCATTTCACTGCAAAGTTAACCCGAGCTATAACTTATTCCAGTTCTAATTGGAATCCTTTCTACGCAAAAACATATTAAGCCCAGATCTGTGGGTGCTTTCGATTTGAGGCAGCGAGGCTAATGGGAAGATATAGGCCAATATTAAAGTGAGTCTATCCTGTCAGCTGCTCTGTACTCTGAGCACAGTGTTGTACCATTTGAATGCGGCTGGGCTTCCAATGCCTTCCCATTAGTCCTTTCTTATTCCCGGGAGGGATCCTACTAATGCCTGGGACAGAATTAATGGCACAGTCAGCTCACAGGGCTGCTAAGAACCATTAAGGTTCTCGGAAATCTCAGACCGTGGTTTCACAGTATAAAGTTTTTATGGGTAAAACTGACTTTAATCTTTCCTGTCCCATCATCCTTCCTTAGCTGTGCCCTCCCCCAGCATTGCTCATTTCTGCTGATCCGACGTTTTAAAAAAGCCCTGAGAAAGACATGCTTTTGAAGGGCAGCTCCCCGGCTCGCAGCGCGGCTTGCTGAACTGTCACGCTGGTACACCACAGGGGCTCCAGTACaggtgcagaaggcagcaggaggGGTCAGAAACCTTAAACCAGTGCTGCTGCTAAACAGTTTGTATTCCAAAGATGTGCCTACTGCACCAGACAAAAGTGAAGGTGTAAAGAAAGTCTGGGGCCAGAAACTGCCAATGTCCCCTTATATACTAGTAAGGGTCTTGAGGGAGCTACCACAAGAGCAAGCGGATCACTTCTGAATTCATTGCTCAGCGAGGAAGCGAGAGAAGCTTGAGGAGAACTGGTTGTAATTTTCCTAACGAAATCCCCATGACTTACACCTCTGAAATACAGTCACATTTTCTAGCAAAAAGGACATAATGAAGAAATCAGAACGAGCAGTAGCCATTATTACGGTGTTATATCAGTCGCTGATGGGAAGAGGAAACACAGGGTGAGGCAAAAAAGCAGCTCTTGTTTGGATTTAAAGTACTGAAAAAGTTTCTTCATAGATGCGAGGAAATTTGCTGCTCTTAGCCTGAATGGTGCTCACAAGGCAAGAAGAGGGGGTCAATTATTCCACAGTGATGAACGTCTTCCACGAGGGGAGAGCACATTTACTGATGGCTATGCTGAGGGTCCAACACGAACAATTCATAGCATGTCAAAAGTGGTGGCTCCCACGGCGCTTCACCTGTAGAGCTTCCCCCTCCAGGTCTCCATCCTACCATGGCACAGGGCTCCGATTCCCAGGTGGAAAAGCTCCCCGTCGGCCAGCTGCAGTGCTTCCCCCCACTCACTTTCCCTCTGTCTGCTCTTCGCACTCCAGGGACAACTCAACCTGCTCTGTTGCAGCTACTGAATGGCTACAAATCAAAGCCTGGCTATTAAGGAAAATCAAAATCACAGCCAGTTTGCTGCCCTTGGCTGTGAACTGTGGCAGTTCAACAGGACcctgaagagaggaaaattgAACAGCTGGAGACAGGAACTTCTGTATGCATCCTACTGTAAGccagagcttttttttaatccaagtGTCTTGAGAGTCCTATATTAGGAGGTACGTGACATGACCTTTGATACTTCCTCTAAATTAGGCGTGTATAATAGCACCCAAGGATCTCATGAAATCTATTACATTGGGTATTGtacaaacacagcaaaaaagtGTTCCTTCACTGAAGGCTTTGCAACCTAAAGGGCTGTTGTTTTTCATTACCCACCGAGGGTGAGTTTAGCTCTACACAAAATATACAGGAAAACACAGTTGCTAATGTGATGGAAATTATTACTGTGCAATAATTTATGGATCCTGTTTGTTGACTTTGCTATTGGGAAATTCACTGTCTAAATACATTGGCTTGATTTAATAAGGGAAAAGCAGGCTGAACTAATAGGTGgctataagaaaaaataagcagacaGTGTAAAGGAGAGCTTGAAATAAGCCACTACTTCAGTAAATGCTtgtggatttttaaaagtaatgggaaaacaaaacagaaaagaggaacaTGAGTAGATCAAAAAGACTGTATTAGCAGACAAAGGAGTGGTTTAGTGGAATCAGGCTGTCACAAGCATAATTTTttagagggaggaagggaaggtcTTTAAAGGAGCTACACCTACATGTCCTGTTCTTAGGGGCTAAGAAGACTTTAGACAAATGAagtttgctgcttttaaaatcttttgctaATTACAGACCCCTGGGAGGAAAATGGCACGGATCAGACTTCTGGGAAGGTACCACAAATGGACACCATGGTGCAGTCCAGGACTAGAATAAGaacagggaaactgaggcacgtGGGAGGTGTTCATACCAACGCAAAGGTTCACATCTGACGAGTTGTAGTAAGAGAGCAGAAGGCAAGAAATGTCACCACTATCTGTAATGGTAGCAGCTTCCCCAAGATGTTTCTAGTTCAAGGGTTGATCATGCTTCCATCAGGAGCACATTCAGATCCTAAACAACGCAGTTCAGATGCAAAACACATGAAGTGGTAATCTGGTCTCTGGTGGTgccatgtttttctttattaatgttCATCTCTTTCTGTCAATGTCTAATGTCAAAAGCAAGCTGGAAGGAGGGATTTCATTGAAGGAAGCTGGGAGTCATGATGAGGTTGCCTTCATGCCATGGAACTGGCTCTGGTCCTTGTGAGACAAGTGCTCCCTTAATTTCAGTGAAGTCTACTTCAAACACAATTAGACGAGAAGCTTTCTTCTGGCCTACGTATGGAGTGAGACACATTACTAGTAATCATTATATACTAGGTTATTGATTGTGGCTCTTCTGTATTCACTGCAGATAGCCTCGTTTTAACAGAACTGTCAAGAGACATGTCCGGTTAACAAACAATTACTGATTCAAAGTATAACCAATAAGCAGGGGCATTTTGTCAGGAAGTATAGAGGTGAGCAGggaattttaacaaaatatgaatAGGACTTTCTTTTGAATGTGAGATATTTTTCAAGAGACAGGTTAAAAGTCTTCTTTTCATAGAATTTCAAAGGTGGTTTAATATTTAGTTGTCACCTCTGCTTCATATATTACAGTATTTGAAATGAGCAGACAAATCGAAATTATTCACAGGCCTTATATATATGGAAAATCTACCAGATCCCATACGACTGATTATGTCAGGCTTTTGCTTTATATATAATGTTGCCATTAAAACGTATTCTTGTTATTAGGAAAGCTGGAAGTGAGTCAATTATTTGAATAAACAAACGAAGACCTGGTTGCCCTGTAGCTTGGTGCATCGCTAAGCTGTCTGAAGGCTCCTTTCCCACGCCTGCTGCCGCACTCCTAGCAGAGGCTGTTGTGCAAGGCGAGCTGACAGCTCCTAACAAACAGGTAGCTCAGCACGTTGTTGTGAAGCAACTCCTGCAAACCGGGCACAGCTGCGCACTTGGGGCACAGGGAACCCACAGCATCTTTGCCTTATTAGAGCATGAAGAAGAGGTTTTGCAGCTTAGGGAAAGCGGAGGATCAAGTCAGCAGGCTGAACGAAGCTTCCTGTGGTCCCTCCAAAGGGGGCAAAAAATACCTGTCCTGAGGGCATGGAAGAACTGGGATGCAGCAGCTTGATGTGCCAGACACTAGAAGAATGTGTGGTGCTAAAGACTGCTTTTGTGCCTGGAAAGTGTAAGGAACAGTAATAACTTCAGCAAAAAGAAGGTTATATCATTATAGGGTATATATATCACAACTGATGATATAACACCTATCCTGCCAGCAAGCAGTATTCCTATATTAAAATTCATAGGTAATTaagcaaatataaacaaaaacaatgcaTAAAAGAAATCCCATAGGTTTGATCTGAGGTTCTTGTGTTGTGACAAAATAAGcttatttaaatttcttaagAATGGCAGGCTACATTTTCAAACGCAActagtattttccatttccactgAGGTCTTAAATTGAGCATCCCAAACCATGTAAAACTGTTGGCCaacatatttatatttgctCTGGGAGCTAGCATAAGACTGAAGACAGTTCTGCTGATAAACTCTGCTTTAATGTGTTTGGATTTTTCAAGTTATGACATAGTAAATACATTTGGGTCACTTAGCAACCCTAGCTGTTTCCCAAGGAATGTCTTTTGTTCTTGGAAATCCAAAATGATTATTGGAGAATCTAAACTCATCCTATTTGGATGATGTTCTGGCCTCTCCCCATTCTGCATTGCAAAGTGTGTGAGCAGGAAATTAATTTACTTTGCACTAGCATCGTTCACTGACGCTATTATTATGAAGAGAAGCTCTGTATATTTAATAGATATGGCAGAAGTTTCtattgaaaatgaaagacatGAGAAATGGCTACAGAAACAAAGGACTTGAGAGGACCTCTTGGCCCTGGGTTCACAGAGTTCAAAGCCCTCTTACTGTTTTATAAACAACACTATAAATACTTTACTGTTATGATGCAACACTACTTAGCCTCTTTCCTGAACTTAtcaatttgatttattttaatacacCATGCTGGAGTCTGAGATCATACATCACACGGTTTCAGCATAaggttttgaaaatgtaaacacCTGCGCAATTCATAAGCCTTATGCCCCATTTCCCTGCGACTGGGTTATTGTTTCTGCACGCAGGTTAGAACAGCCGCATGATCCTGGGTATATACATGCAAAGGAAGTACTTCTGCTTCTGCACCTGAGATTACACTTGATTGCAGAATTCAAAGCTTTAAAGCTGAGAAGTCACATATGCTTGTTTACCTTGTCAGGATCAATACGAAAGATAAGATACATAAATTGACctttatattttgaaatcaaCTGTAACCTTACGAAACCTTAtacaaatacatgaaaattcTATAGATGGCCACATAATTAATACAATTAGTATTTGTTTATGAAACGTTCACATTATACCCTCAGGTAGAGGGTATCTGAAAGTTAAGTCAAATaacaaactataaaaatataagatctgttttctaaaaatgtgaGTAGGTAAGTATAAAGTGAGAATGCAAATTAGGAATAATAATATACAGAAAGGAAGCAACTATTTCTTGCAGCTGTAACCTCCTGCTAATAGAACAGATAATGCTTTACAATGGCAATTTGGCAATCCTAGAACAGACACAGACAATACAGAGAAATTTATCAAtctcaggcaaaaaaaaaagttcattgtCGGACTATCTGGCAGGAAAACGTTGTCAACACTTTTGCAATACGTCTCCTCCTTacctttatttttagaagaccCTGACCCTACCTCCGTATGTTTGAGAGATGAGGGGGTTTGCTTAAAATGCTTGTGGTAAGCTGCTAAAGTAAAAGCCATGCTCCAGAATCCATcaccagcagcagaagacaATGTATGATAATTAACCCCTGATTATTCTAAGTGAAATGAATGGACCGTTTTCCAGATACACTCTCAAATCTTGCCATGGTAAACACGGGACAAAGCCAGATGACTTCTTGGCTACAGCTTAGGAAGTCACAGCCTCTACCCAGCAGTTAACCCTTGCTTGTagttaaaaaaatccacactaTGGCTCACACATGTGCAACAGTGCAACATTGCAAAATCCACTGTTCCAGTTTCCACTAGCTGACAGGCACTAGCAACAGCTAATAGCTAATAAACCACTGTAGTCATTTCTGCCGGGAAGATCTGACGGCTGCAGGCAGTTTAGGCTGACTCCCTGAACCGGTTTGAGGCCGACTCCAGAAAGGAGCTCGGGTGCTGTGATGCTGAGATCCACTCCGCAGAAGGGAGCGCAAGGTAACCTCACATGGAGCCCACTGCGAAGCCGTTTTCTCCTGTAGGCAAATCTTTCAAGGGGAACTTCAGGTCTGACGTGGGATATACCGCCTTCTCAAGCATTTAagcttcatcttttctttcactattATTGTGAAGAGAGCAGTTAGATACCAAAAGAATGGCTGAGATTCATGAATTTCACTAAGGGAACATAAACTGACGTGCCCTTCTTTGAATAGCTCCTAACAATACTCAAATTTACCACATTCATCTTGTTGAGGTGGTAAAACTATTAATCCTGATTAGCAGCATTTACTGTTAAGTATTTTCAGTGGATTTAGTCTTGAAATCCTCAGCAGATACTTAGTCACTTGTCAATCAGCTGGCACTGACATTTTGCATTAGAAAATATCTAAGGACATTGGGAGTGTGTTAATGATTGCACTTGCATCTCCCTATCCATGGCAATGGTCTGTCTTACACTGCAAACTGTTCCCAGTCCTGCTGTTGGCTAGGGATGCAATGAAGTGCAATTTGTGGTTATCACTGCTGGACTCATGAAAGCCCCGAACATAGACGCAATCACCAGCAACACTGAGCTTTTGCTGGTATagcttattttgctttgtgaGAGAAGGAAGGGCTGGAATAAGCTGTACTGGCTTATTGCAGTTTTACTGGTATAGAATACCAGATTATCTGTTCAAAAGTGCTCTGAATGTAGATCTGACTTGGAACTGAAGTAGATCCACCCACTGCATGCCTGTAGGCCTTTCATTATTTCACTTGAAAAGATACTGCATTGGCTAGTGAATAACAGTAGAAGAgtttttttgaaagtatttttgacATGAGGAAACAAGATCACATCCTTCCATTGTCTGTAGAACAGGGAGATCCAAGTCTTGATTGCCTGTTACCAACAAAGTAGtgcattaaaatatatgaataaataatacaCAATCAGGTAGTACATTTTGTGCCAAGATCACATAAATGCTGCCCGTAGCAATGGCGTTGCACGTCCGGGTTGGAGAGGCCAGTAAAATCGCACATGACAAGCATCACACACAAACACGTGCACAGACAGGAGTCTCTTTCAGTTTGTAAAGCAAGTGAAAGTAGCTCAGAAAAACGTTGACAAACAGATCAAAGGACATTCCTTCCCTTTGCCAAATGTTTACTTCCTAAGCAGGACATGGTGCTGATAACAGCTGTGTGTGTGAGCAACTGTCACCGCACAAGAGACCCCCCGACCCCACGGCGATGACCAGCACGCAAAGTCCTGGCAGCGAGCGGGACTGCAGCCCTCTCCACACGCTGAAATCCAGGAAACGCCATCGACGGCCCATCCCAGGAACTCCAGCATTTGTTTAGAAGACACGGTGACAGATTTAAGGTAAGAAAAGGGACCACAACAGGGAGAAGGCGACGTAAGACAGAGCCAGCCCCGGGCTGGTTTATTCAGCAGACTGCAGAGAGAAAACCTGCGACGACCGCGTAGGCTCGTTTCACTCCTGCTAATCCTAATAACGGAAAATAAGATCCCGAAGGCTTTTCTGTGCCGTGGAATCAGAAGTATTTATCTACCTACGTCTCTCACCACACACCGGCGCAAGGCCCTCGCGCGGAgcgggcggggcgcggaggCCCGCGCGAGCGTCACGCCTGGTGCCGGCCACGACAAAGGCACCCGCGCGACGACGCTCTGCTCCTGAAGGCTGGCGCgtcccctcccagccctgcagcaaaACGcgagcagccccggcgcggcgcggggccggggcggcctcggggccgcggggcgccgggcgcggcccgcagccgccgccgccccgcgccggggccgccctgGCCTCGcgcgccccccgcggccccgcccacTCGCCCTCCTCCTGCCAATCAGCGCGGCCCCGCCTCCGAGACCCGAGGTGCGGGGTTTGAAAGCGGGCGGGACCACTCGGCGCGCGGGCGTGGGGGGGGTccaggaggggagggagcggcggcggtggggatgcgcggcggcggcaccgtCCCGCGCCGGTGGTCTCCGGCCGCGGCAGCGGCTCGCGAGCGCGGCAGCCGGacgccgcgcggggcgggcgcggcgggcgcggcggcggggcggcgcggcgcggcgggctcCCCCCCCGCGCGGCGCAGTGGgaggcgccgggcggcgcgcgTCACCCATTGTTTACAAACCAACCCCAGCGGGCCGAGCTCCAGCCTCAACCgcagccgccggggccgcgtGTGCTGGCGtgcgcgcgcggcggccccggccccggccccggccccggcgcccccgggcccccccgcgGCGTGTGCGGCACGGCGGCGCCGGCCGAGATGCCGTGCCGGCCGGGCGAGCGCTTCCTGCTGCTGGAGCGCTCGGTGGCCGTGGGGCCGGCCGGCTCCAAGGAGGTGGACGCGCTCGTGGCCAAGCTGGGCGAGGTGCTGCAGCTCAGCGCCcagcgggcgccgccgccccgcgccccgaAGCACCTgggccccggcagcgcccgcgaCCGCGCCGCCCCCTACTCGCCGCGCtgcagcggcggcggcctcctggcgccgcgggggccggcgccgctgcccgcccaCCACCTGCACCAGCCCCGCGCCGAGTCCCCGCGCCCGGAGCGCGGCAGCCACCAGCGGGTCACCAAGCAGCTGTGCGGCCGCGGCTGGCTGCGGAGCGCCGCCCGCCGGAGGAagcagccgccgccggggcccggcgaggggccggaggaggaggaggaggacccGCACcggctcctgcagcagctcatCCTCTCCGGGAACCTCATCAAAGAAGCCGTGCGGCGGCTCCAgctggcggccgccgccgcggcctccaCGGCGTGCAGCGGCGGCGCctcggcggggagcggcggcgcggacGGCGAGGCGGCGGCTCGGCTGCCCCTGCAGtagcggcggcgcggcgccgggccggggggctcgcggagcgcggcgcggcggtgcGCGGCCGCGGTGCTGGTGCGGGCGCTCTGAGTCTCCGCTCAGCgaccgccgggccgggcctggggggggggggggggggggtgaggcgGTGTCCGCGCCCCCTGCGGCCGGGGTCCCGTCCCGGGTGTCCCCCCGCGCCCCAAGGTcacccgccgcggccgggccgccgcccccctcccgccccgccgctgccccccgcccccgcggggccgccgggggtcgcggcgcccccggcccggcccggcccggcctcgcgGGAGCCATTTGCAATAATCCTGagtgaccccccccccgccgggtgcgcttcttttctatttttattattattttaacgggttttttttttccgttgTTGTTCCCCGTCGTGACTGTAtgaagcagtttaaaaaaaaatgtgaatctCGAAAGCTGGAAGGCAGCTGGACTTACAATTGTGAAGCCTGAGGAGTGAATGGAGTCTGAGGTGCATTGCCCACACAAGGTAGCCGAAGCAagtttggttctttttttttttttttttttttttttaaaaaaaaaaaaaaaggaagaaaaggccaccctccctcccccaaacaAACTCAATGGCTCAACTACAAGATGCAGCTGTTGATTAAATATATGTACTTCGTACCGGAGTGTTTGAAACGTGTTCCTGATTTGCAGGATTTACTGTCTTAATTAACCTATCTGTACTGAATAAACGTggtcttgtttttatttttgggtCTGCGTCTCATTGTTCAGGGGAAGTGAATTTCGGTTCGCGTGAATGCAACTGCGCGGCTGATGCTCCGACAGGAACATTACCCCGTGATCTCGTTTCGGTTGTGAGATCTCCATTTTGCAGACCAAAGCGGGGGGGGATAAAAAAAAGCCCCACACCAATCCGCAGAGTGTGATGCAGTGGGACACCGGTTATCAACGCACTGAGATGCAACCGAGCCCCTTTGTTTGCCAGCAGCGGTTGCTCGTAAGCCACGAGTCGCCCCTCTTAGCCCCTACAACGTGGCTATTGAAATTCGTAAGTCTAATCCTACTGACACCAAAATTGTGCCTTGTTTTGGGGAAGGAACGGAGCTTTGTGTTGGTTATTTGTGTTGTCTTCCCTTAGGGAGGGTAAGGAAAGAAGTCTAGGCAGTCATGCACTAATAAgaacaaacttaaaaaaaaatctataaagcACAGAATTTGATGCTGATGTTGATTAAGTTTTAATACCTGTTCTGAATAGCTTCCTTAGGTAAATCCTACATTTG
It encodes the following:
- the LOC134136470 gene encoding GSK-3-binding protein-like, whose product is MPCRPGERFLLLERSVAVGPAGSKEVDALVAKLGEVLQLSAQRAPPPRAPKHLGPGSARDRAAPYSPRCSGGGLLAPRGPAPLPAHHLHQPRAESPRPERGSHQRVTKQLCGRGWLRSAARRRKQPPPGPGEGPEEEEEDPHRLLQQLILSGNLIKEAVRRLQLAAAAAASTACSGGASAGSGGADGEAAARLPLQ